The nucleotide sequence TGGATCTTGTGCGCTCCTAGTTGCACTGATAGGTCCTCAAAATGTCCATGGAGTGAGTTATACAGAGACTAAAAAAATGATGCAAGCATTTTTTTGAAAAATATTTTTGAAACAATACTGAAGCAGTTGTATCTCCCGGATACAAATCATCTCGAAAGTACCCAAGAAAAGATCTAAGTCCGAGCAGAAAAATCATCGGGTCGACAGGAAAAAGTAATTAAAATCAGTTAGTTGCGAATTTGAACGAAAAACGGCGAGTTTTTGGCTCTAATTCCGGCCGAGTGCCTCATGGCCAATTTGTGCAGTTTTTGAACAATTGGTGCCTCCGATGAAGGCTTATCGGTATGGTGTGCACCATGAACGACCTGAGTTTTCCCCTGCCGGGGGGCGCGCCCCAGATGATCGGAGAGTCGTTTGCGCGGCAGGCGAGGGCACAGCCCACGCTGGCTACGGCCTTGGGCGTTGGACTACAGACGCTGCGGCAAGAGGGTTATGTAGCTGCCACTGCGGAACGGCTCAGGCAGGTCCTCAGCGAGAAAGCCATAGAACTGGATGAAGCCTCCGAGGGTGAAGGCTGGTCCACCCAAACACTGCTGGCCACCGGACTGGTCTCGGAGAACACCGCTGAGAACAAGCCGGTGGTTCTCGATCGGGGGCTTTTCTACTTTGCCGTCGATTGGTGCACGGAACAGGAGCTGGCCCGTTGGATCACTGCCTTGGCAAAAGCTGAACCGCTGCCGCCGCCCTCCGTTCCGGCCGACCTTGGGCTCGGGCGAGATCAGGCATCGGCGCTTCGCCATGCGCTTGGCCACCGCTTTACCGTCCTTTCCGGCGGCCCTGGTACCGGCAAGACGACGCTGGTCGGTCAGCTCATTAGGCAATGGCTCTCGGCAGGCGGTGATCCGCAGCGGCTGATGATTGCCGCGCCGACGGGCCGCGCTGCAGCGCGGCTGTCAGGCGCAATCTCCGCGCTGGTCGATACGCCGCTGCCGCCGGCCGGGACGCTTCATCGCGCGCTTGGGTGGAGCCCCAGTCGGGTGAGGTTTCGATTTGACCAGCGCCGGCCCATCCCGGCAGACCTGGTAATTGTCGACGAGGTCTCGATGGCGGACCTGGCCCTTATGCACGCGCTGTTTTCAGCGCTGGAGCCAAACGCGCAGCTGGTTTTGCTGGGCGATAAAGACCAGCTAGTCTCGGTTCAGCCTGGCAGCGTGCTGGCCGATCTTTGCGCGGGGCTCGCCGGCGGAACCGCGGAGACCTGCGTGCAGACGCTCAACGAGAACTTCCGATACGGCGAGGATTCCGGCATCGAAGCAGTGGCCGCCGCCATTCGCGACGGTGATGCAGGTGCGACCCTGGAGGCCATTGCCGCCAGCGACGACGTTGAACTGCTCCCGGCGCTAACCGAGTTGGAGCCGATCTGCGCCGACTGGCTGACCGCGGTTGCGGATGAGTCTCCCGAGGACACCTGGCGACGGCTGCAATCCAAACGCATTCTGTGTGCCCATCGGCGCGGCCCTTTCGGTATTGAGCGGGTTAACCGGCAGGTTTTTCGCTGGCTGCAGCGCTGCGGACAGCTGGCTGGGCGTTACGCGGATGAACAGGCCAATTTTCCCGGTCGTTTGTTTTCGCTGACCAGCAATCAATATGAGGAAGGGTTCTTCAACGGCGATCAGGGTTTCCTTCGCTCTGGCGGTGGTGACCTGACCGCCTGGCTCGAATCGACCGATCAAGCGCTTCGGAAACTTTCGCCCGCGCGGCTGCCTGCGGCCGAGACGGCTTACGCCATGACCGTACACCGGGCGCAGGGCTCAGAGTTTGGTGAAGTGTTCTGCGTGCTGCCGCCGGCCGACTCCCCGCTGCTGACGCGGGAACTGCTCTACACTGCGGTGACGCGCGCTCGGACGCGCGTGACGCTTTACGGTGACCCCACCGCCATCGCGCGGGCCGTCAATAATCCCGGAGCACGGAGCTCTGGACTTGCGCGCCGCCTCGCCGATCTGACCCGAAAACCCTCAGACAGTCCGATCCAGCAGTCCCTTTTCTGACAGTTGTCATATCCATCCGGTGATGAACCGGACTGGCAGGCCAGGCCTCTGATTCGCGAGACTAACGGCAGTTTCGCGCAGGGGAACCCGCCAGATGCAAAAAACGGACATTATCGAATTGTCGGAAGTCAGTAAGCGTTACGGCGCCCAGCTGGCGGTTGATGGCCTCAGCCT is from Pseudomonadota bacterium and encodes:
- the recD gene encoding exodeoxyribonuclease V subunit alpha, encoding MNDLSFPLPGGAPQMIGESFARQARAQPTLATALGVGLQTLRQEGYVAATAERLRQVLSEKAIELDEASEGEGWSTQTLLATGLVSENTAENKPVVLDRGLFYFAVDWCTEQELARWITALAKAEPLPPPSVPADLGLGRDQASALRHALGHRFTVLSGGPGTGKTTLVGQLIRQWLSAGGDPQRLMIAAPTGRAAARLSGAISALVDTPLPPAGTLHRALGWSPSRVRFRFDQRRPIPADLVIVDEVSMADLALMHALFSALEPNAQLVLLGDKDQLVSVQPGSVLADLCAGLAGGTAETCVQTLNENFRYGEDSGIEAVAAAIRDGDAGATLEAIAASDDVELLPALTELEPICADWLTAVADESPEDTWRRLQSKRILCAHRRGPFGIERVNRQVFRWLQRCGQLAGRYADEQANFPGRLFSLTSNQYEEGFFNGDQGFLRSGGGDLTAWLESTDQALRKLSPARLPAAETAYAMTVHRAQGSEFGEVFCVLPPADSPLLTRELLYTAVTRARTRVTLYGDPTAIARAVNNPGARSSGLARRLADLTRKPSDSPIQQSLF